A stretch of Lathyrus oleraceus cultivar Zhongwan6 chromosome 6, CAAS_Psat_ZW6_1.0, whole genome shotgun sequence DNA encodes these proteins:
- the LOC127094098 gene encoding uncharacterized protein LOC127094098, whose amino-acid sequence MKRMREASKRKSKKKTMKLGEMSETRPPVPLVSSASSKSVPSDTLLNSNLKQLSSSLPQPSSTYTSSEPTTSTSNTFEPHNSNPPSPTLQQFNLTTTTLPIYEALLLNELISPLFSTPSSPPYDDISSDYDHPKTIDPSSPTLSQLQANILSDQNPSEPETSMPSPSEHPTEP is encoded by the coding sequence atgaagaggatgcgagagGCTTCTAAAAGGAAGTCgaagaagaagactatgaagttggGAGAAATGTCAGAAACCAGACCGCCTGTGCCTCTGGTCTCCTCTGCTTCAAGTAAGTCAGTTCCCTCTGACACTCTTTTAAACTCTAATTTAAAGCAACTATCTTCCTCTCTACCTCAACCATCTTCTACCTACACAAGCTCTGAACCCACAACATCCACTTCAAATACCTTTGAACCTCATAACTCTAACCCACCATCACCCACCCTTCAACAATTTAATCTCACCACCACAACACTCCCCATCTATGAGGCTTTACTTCTAAATGAACTCATCTCACCTCTATTCTCAACTCCTTCATCTCCACCTTACGATGACATATCCTCTGACTATGACCATCCAAAAACCATTGATCCTTCATCTCCAACACTATCTCAACTCCAAGCCAACATACTATCTGATCAAAACCCATCTGAGCCGGAAACCTCAATGCCTTCCCCATCTGAACATCCAACAGAACCATAA